The following are from one region of the Sorghum bicolor cultivar BTx623 chromosome 2, Sorghum_bicolor_NCBIv3, whole genome shotgun sequence genome:
- the LOC8061664 gene encoding uncharacterized protein LOC8061664 isoform X2, which yields MMLLSHSSSTTTTTTTTWRLAAAAPPPARSRRARLLPPRARAADTTTGVSGAADRAAEALLQSGLRPESLPRHVAVVMDGNSRWARARGLTPADGHKAGGRNLERIVGLSRAWGIRALTAFVCSRENLSRPKAEVDYMMGLSEWLIGDNIDKLSRQGIRLQVIGDATQMPASLRSAAEQADEATRHNSQLHVMLAICYSGRWDMVQACRELVREAQAGRLSPDDVDESLVAGKLATSAAGHGEFSCPDLVVRTSGELRLSNFLLWQSAYSEFFFTDKMWPDFGEAEYLGLV from the exons ATGATGCTGCTCTCACACTCTTCGTCtacaaccaccaccaccaccaccacctggcGGCTAGCagccgcagcgccgccgccggctcgcTCCAGGCGCGCGCGCCTCCTGCCTCCACGCGCGCGGGCCGCCGACACGACGACGGGCGTTTCTGGCGCCGCCGACCGCGCGGCCGAGGCGCTTCTCCAGAGCGGGCTGCGCCCGGAGTCGCTGCCGCGGCACGTCGCGGTGGTGATGGACGGGAACTCACGGTGGGCGCGCGCGCGGGGTCTGACGCCCGCCGACGGCCACAAGGCCGGCGGCCGCAACCTGGAGCGGATCGTTGGCCTCTCGCGCGCCTGGGGCATCCGCGCTCTCACCGCCTTCGTCTGCTCCCGCGAAAACTTGAGCCGCCCCAAG GCTGAGGTGGACTACATGATGGGTTTGTCGGAGTGGCTGATAGGCGACAACATCGACAAGCTGTCAAGGCAGGGGATCCGGCTGCAGGTCATCGGCGACGCCACACAGATGCCAGCGTCTCTGCGGAGCGCGGCGGAGCAAGCCGACGAGGCGACGCGGCACAACTCGCAGCTGCACGTGATGCTGGCGATCTGCTACAGCGGGCGATGGGACATGGTCCAGGCGTGCCGGGAGCTCGTCCGGGAGGCGCAGGCGGGGCGGCTCAGCCCGGACGACGTCGACGAGTCGCTGGTCGCCGGCAAGCTCGCGACGAGCGCCGCCGGCCACGGCGAGTTCTCCTGCCCTGACCTTGTCGTCAGAACCAGCGGCGAGCTGAGGCTCAGCAACTTCCTGCTGTGGCAGTCGGCGTACTCGGAGTTCTTCTTCACCGACAAGATGTGGCCGGACTTTGGGGAGGCTGAGTACCTGG gccttgtttag
- the LOC8061664 gene encoding uncharacterized protein LOC8061664 isoform X1 — protein MMLLSHSSSTTTTTTTTWRLAAAAPPPARSRRARLLPPRARAADTTTGVSGAADRAAEALLQSGLRPESLPRHVAVVMDGNSRWARARGLTPADGHKAGGRNLERIVGLSRAWGIRALTAFVCSRENLSRPKAEVDYMMGLSEWLIGDNIDKLSRQGIRLQVIGDATQMPASLRSAAEQADEATRHNSQLHVMLAICYSGRWDMVQACRELVREAQAGRLSPDDVDESLVAGKLATSAAGHGEFSCPDLVVRTSGELRLSNFLLWQSAYSEFFFTDKMWPDFGEAEYLEALRSFQARDRRFGQSKLL, from the exons ATGATGCTGCTCTCACACTCTTCGTCtacaaccaccaccaccaccaccacctggcGGCTAGCagccgcagcgccgccgccggctcgcTCCAGGCGCGCGCGCCTCCTGCCTCCACGCGCGCGGGCCGCCGACACGACGACGGGCGTTTCTGGCGCCGCCGACCGCGCGGCCGAGGCGCTTCTCCAGAGCGGGCTGCGCCCGGAGTCGCTGCCGCGGCACGTCGCGGTGGTGATGGACGGGAACTCACGGTGGGCGCGCGCGCGGGGTCTGACGCCCGCCGACGGCCACAAGGCCGGCGGCCGCAACCTGGAGCGGATCGTTGGCCTCTCGCGCGCCTGGGGCATCCGCGCTCTCACCGCCTTCGTCTGCTCCCGCGAAAACTTGAGCCGCCCCAAG GCTGAGGTGGACTACATGATGGGTTTGTCGGAGTGGCTGATAGGCGACAACATCGACAAGCTGTCAAGGCAGGGGATCCGGCTGCAGGTCATCGGCGACGCCACACAGATGCCAGCGTCTCTGCGGAGCGCGGCGGAGCAAGCCGACGAGGCGACGCGGCACAACTCGCAGCTGCACGTGATGCTGGCGATCTGCTACAGCGGGCGATGGGACATGGTCCAGGCGTGCCGGGAGCTCGTCCGGGAGGCGCAGGCGGGGCGGCTCAGCCCGGACGACGTCGACGAGTCGCTGGTCGCCGGCAAGCTCGCGACGAGCGCCGCCGGCCACGGCGAGTTCTCCTGCCCTGACCTTGTCGTCAGAACCAGCGGCGAGCTGAGGCTCAGCAACTTCCTGCTGTGGCAGTCGGCGTACTCGGAGTTCTTCTTCACCGACAAGATGTGGCCGGACTTTGGGGAGGCTGAGTACCTGGAAGCGTTGCGCTCCTTCCAGGCCAGAGATCGGCGATTCGGTCAATCAAAATtactctag